A stretch of Monomorium pharaonis isolate MP-MQ-018 chromosome 7, ASM1337386v2, whole genome shotgun sequence DNA encodes these proteins:
- the LOC105835553 gene encoding intersectin-1 isoform X5, whose product MGTPQTPGTDPWVIQPRERMRYQEQFDSLKPINGIVTGDQAKGFLLRSQLPPVILGQIWALSDTDADGKMNINEFSIACKLINLKLRGFEIPKVLPPVLIQSLKSFPTGDASVAGLSNGSTASSNVSSLVNLSGHQPMVSQTVASAIPTAGNTLIALQQNRQNVVPSTHATTHIPSKPPARPAPPSVGIAPPLNTTTPPGGPPQRPAPPTNIGNNFAPTTGGPPPKPAPPSFPNSPVTVGISPMKVTTSVVGPTVVSSSPSVPASGIGISSVAPIAPLNTTPVPIAAFNMAQPMPTQPLSMVSAGMVAPMADIPSMVPSIGSINTGTGVASSVALPLVSSSTANGALVNGAITQTPVSTNTPLSTTARPPSIDRVGSVDSQHSQHSVSSPQSMEWAVPHQTKLKYTQLFNTWDRTRSGFLSGPQARNIMVQSQLPQPILAQIWALADMDSDGRLGSEEFVLAMHLCDIAKAGEKIPTTLPPELIPPTFRRQRQSSLTQSVTENIDPLAGMPQTSFEDKRKENFEKGQAELERRRKALLEIQRKEQEERERKEREEAEKQEKIRLEQERRRQAEIEKQMQRQKEIEQEKEEQRKRAQEQKEAARKEMERQRQLEWERQKSQELQAQRQKEQDILLKLKAKNQTLTIELGTLNDKVKELSQKICDTRVGVSGVKTTIDGMRSTRDTQLQEMAALKNKLREQNQRLLALSQEKARIEARNKINAAQDAAGQEAIKMAFDNKQITLKQMKDKIADLQQQIDSKMSDIENNNAQLEDIKTQMKNLVVDCKQLYGTFDEKKKKVIELRSGSNVSAADFATSAWGDSSWGDTPVSDTAWPVNDTTASSVNEATVVGVRKYRALYEFVARNQDEISFQPGDIILVPPVQNAEPGWMAGEIRGHTGWFPESYVEPVDTGSADLDNERTFIQQDSVEKRTLEGIAEVPENVSDAGSLGGEAPIVEAIIPTLGLGTSCDIQVTTLFPYRPTMEQHLSFEKGETINVSEQQDDWWYGSASTGNKGWFPKSYVKEVSTSIKNIAADGLNEYYVALYRYESTETGDLSFNQGEVVLVTKKEGEWWTGCIGNKSGIFPSNYVEKCDAPNQGASLSTNIQSTVAATAETNNQPDTPVTAELQQVEKTVEQLEDERAAAEDRAELPDFAAMAAQQYYKRGRKPEIVQVIAPYQATSSEQLDLQRGQLIMIRKKTDSGWWEGELQARGKKRQVGWFPATYVKPLTSSSNRSTPVSHGYQDSPTDPNIERVMALYPYQAQNEDELSFEKGDVISVLAKEEASWWRGELNGVSGVFPSNYVSPMSNELMSDTMTYHDPMERKRQEHIKELIMTEQAYIEDMRLVHEVFEKPLLESLVLSVDEIERIFINWRDIIACNDNFLRTLRIRRDNSYNGIVRMIGDILCENIPRMSAYIRFCSCQISAATYLQYLTETLPEFVQVAQACQQDPRTKGMPLSSFLIKPMQRITKYPLIINKILEYTPVEHPDRQYLQEALAKSEEFCTQVNEGVREKENSDRLEWLQTHVICDGLEEQLVFNSLTNSLGPRKLLHFGILHKSKSGKELVGFLTNDFLLFVQPLKFSLNCQQFSFERNEHQKFKMYRKPIFLSELSLFGENDGNSSLSGSDAADNSSKTLRLKDQKKPIILLASSANECLLWLKRISEARRKFLENEKNCLQRQRSKQAQFGACGRILVTVLDGFNLKALSGKCNAFCKVSMGSQEERTGVVSGSDCPLWDASMQFQVKDLFEDTLCITVFDKGYYSPDEFLGRAEIRVADIMRDSKNSCGPIQKRIKLHEVESGDVVLKLDLRLFG is encoded by the exons ATGGGCACTCCTCAGACTCCAG GAACAGACCCCTGGGTGATCCAGCCTAGAGAAAGAATGAGATATCAAGAACAATTTGACTCCTTGAAACCGATCAATGGAATTGTTACTGGTGACCAGGCAAAAGGATTCCTCCTTAGATCTCAACTTCCACCTGTTATTCTCGGACAGATATG GGCATTATCAGATACAGATGCAGATggaaaaatgaatataaatgaATTTAGTATCGCATGTAAGTTGATCAATTTAAAACTGCGTGGATTTGAAATTCCCAAAGTACTGCCACCTGTTCTTATACAGAGTCTGAAGTCTTTCCCAACAG GCGATGCTAGTGTGGCTGGATTATCAAATGGCTCCACTGCTTCAAGTAACGTTAGCTCTCTAGTAAATTTAAGCGGGCATCAACCGATGGTATCTCAAACTGTAGCAAGTGCTATACCTACAGCTGGAAATACTCTTATAG CATTACAACAAAATAGACAGAATGTGGTTCCAAGCACACATGCCACAACTCATATACCGTCTAAGCCACCCGCTCGACCCGCGCCACCTTCCGTGG GAATTGCACCTCCCCTCAATACAACGACTCCCCCCGGTGGTCCCCCACAAAGACCTGCACCACCTACAAATATCG GGAATAATTTCGCGCCAACAACGGGTGGCCCACCACCAAAACCAGCACCACCTTCTTTTCCAAATAGTCCCGTTACAGTAGGAATTTCGCCAATGAAAGTTACGACTTCTGTCGTTGGTCCCACAGTTGTTTCTTCGTCCCCATCTGTACCTGCTTCTGGAatag gtaTCTCGTCAGTAGCACCAATTGCTCCTTTAAACACAACTCCTGTACCAATAGCTGCCTTTAATATGGCACAACCAATGCCGACACAACCGTTAAGCATGGTTAGTGCAGGTATGGTTGCCCCTATGGCTGATATTCCTAGTATGGTACCATCCATTGGATCAATAAATACTG gTACTGGAGTTGCTTCGTCAGTAGCGTTACCTTTAGTATCCTCGTCAACTGCAAATGGCGCATTGGTCAATGGTGCAATTACACAAACGCCAGTATCGACGAATACACCTTTGAGTACAACAGCACGTCCACCGAGTATAGATAGAGTAGGCTCTGTAGATTCACAGCACAGTCAACATTCAGTTAGTTCTCCACAGTCTATGGAATGGGCAGTTCCACATCAaaccaaattaaaatatactcaaTTGTTTAATACCTGGGACAGAACGAGATCTGGCTTTTTATCTGGTCCTCAAGCAAGAAATATTATGGTGCAGTCGCAACTACCACAACCCATACTTGCTCAAATATG GGCTCTTGCTGATATGGATTCGGATGGACGTTTAGGTTCTGAGGAATTTGTGCTTGCAATGCATCTTTGCGATATTGCTAAAGCTGGCGAAAAAATACCTACAACGCTTCCACCAGAACTTATTCCACCCACATTTAGACGACAACGTCAAAGCAGTTTAACGCAAAGTGTAACAGAAAATATCGATCCATTAGCAGGCATGCCACAG ACTTCATTCGAAGATAAACGTAAAGAGAACTTTGAAAAAGGTCAAGCGGAATTAGAACGTAGGCGTAAAGCGTTATTAGAAATTCAGCGGAAGGAACAGGAAGAACGGGAacgcaaagagagagaggaagccGAGAAACAGGAGAAAATAAG ATTAGAGCAAGAAAGGCGTAGACAAGCGGAAATCGAGAAACAAATGCAGAGACAAAAGGAAATTGAACAGGAAAAAGAGGAACAACGAAAACGTGCACAAGAACAGAAAGAGGCGGCACGCAA agaaaTGGAGAGACAACGTCAATTGGAGTGGGAACGACAGAAGTCACAAGAATTGCAAGCACAAAGACAAAAAGAACAAGACATTCTTCTCAAATTAAAAGCAAAGAATCAGACCTTAACTATCGAACTTGGAACACTC AACGATAAAGTGAAAGAATTGTCACAAAAAATTTGTGACACTCGAGTGGGGGTGTCAGGCGTTAAAACGACTATCGATGGAATGAGATCAACGAGAGACACACAATTACAAGAGATGGCGGCATTAAAGAATAAACTTCGGGAACAAAATCAAAGATTATTAGCATTGAGTCAAGAGAAAGCACGTATTGaggcaagaaataaaattaatgcggCTCAAGATGCAGCTGGGCAAGAAGCTATTAAAATGGCTTTTGACAATAAACAAATTACTCTTAAGCAGATGAAAGATAAAATAGCAGATTTACAACAGCAG ATTGATTCTAAAATGTccgatattgaaaataataatgctcAGCTTGAGGATATTAAGACACAAATGAAAAATCTTGTAGTGGATTGTAAACAACTTTATGGCACTTttgatgaaaagaaaaagaaagtaattgAACTTCGGTCAGGTAGTAATGTCTCAGCTGCCGATTTTGCCACATCCGCGTGGGGCGATAGCAGTTGGGGAGACACACCTGTCAGCGATACAGCTTGGCCTGTCAACGACACCACTGCAAGCTCAGTAAATGAAGCTACTGTTGTTGGCGTTCGCAAATACAGAGCCCTTTATGAATTTGTTGCGCGAAATCAAGACGAAATATCATTCCAGCCTGGGGATATTATATTg GTACCACCTGTGCAAAATGCTGAACCTGGATGGATGGCAGGAGAAATACGCGGTCATACCGGTTGGTTTCCCGAATCTTATGTAGAGCCAGTGGATACTGGTTCGGCTGACTTGGACAACGAACGTACTTTTATACAGCAAGACAGTGTAGAGAAGAGAACATTAGA AGGAATAGCGGAAGTTCCCGAGAACGTATCCGATGCGGGATCATTAGGTGGAGAAGCCCCGATAGTGGAAGCTATTATACCTACTTTAGGATTAGGTACATCTTGCGATATACAAGTCACTACTTTGTTTCCTTATCGACCTACTATGGAGCAACATCTTTCCTTTGAAAAGGGAGAAACTATCAATGTTTCCGAACAGCAG GACGATTGGTGGTATGGTTCAGCTAGTACTGGAAATAAGGGCTGGTTCCCTAAGTCATACGTGAAAGAAGTGAGCACgagcattaaaaatattgcagctGATGGTCTTAATGAATATTACGTCGCTCTTTACCGTTACGAATCGACCGAAACTGGCGATCTTAGTTTTAATCAAGGAGAAGTCGTATTAGTTACAAAGAAAGAAGGCGAATGGTGGACTGGTTGCATAGGGAACAAAAGTGGGATCTTTCCTTctaattatgtagaaaaatgTGATGCTCCCAATCAG GGTGCATCTTTGTCTACTAACATTCAGTCCACTGTTGCTGCAACTGCGGAAACAAACAACCAACCTGATACTCCGGTGACTGCAGAATTACAA CAGGTAGAGAAAACGGTGGAACAATTAGAAGATGAAAGAGCAGCTGCTGAAGATAGAGCGGAATTACCAGACTTTGCTGCTATGGCTGCTCAGCag TATTACAAG agAGGAAGAAAACCAGAAATTGTCCAAGTTATTGCGCCCTATCAAGCAACAAGTTCAGAACAGTTAGATTTGCAAAGAGGACAACTAATAATGATTCGTAAAAAGACTGACAGTGGTTGGTGGGAAGGAGAACTTCAg GCACGTGGTAAAAAAAGGCAAGTTGGTTGGTTTCCAGCAACTTATGTTAAACCCTTAACCAGTAGCAGTAATAGAAGTACACCTGTCTCTCATGGATATCAAGATTCTCCAACAGATCCAAATATTG aacgCGTTATGGCTTTGTATCCTTATCAAGCACAAAATGAAGATGAATTAAGTTTCGAAAAAGGTGACGTTATATCGGTACTTGCTAAGGAAGAGGCATCATGGTGGAGGGGTGAATTGAATGGTGTATCTGGTGTCTTTCCAAGCAACTACGTATCACCTATGT CGAATGAATTGATGAGCGATACAATGACGTATCACGATCCCATGGAGAGAAAACGCCAGGAACATATCAAAGAGCTAATCATGACTGAACAAGCTTACATAGAAGACATGAGATTAGTACATGAG GTATTTGAGAAACCGTTACTAGAAAGTTTAGTTTTGAGTGTCGACGAGATAGAGAGGATATTTATCAATTGGAGAGATATTATTGCatgtaatgataattttttgag GACTTTAAGGATACGGAGAGATAACAGTTATAATGGAATAGTTCGAATGATAGGCGATATATTGTGTGAAAAT ATACCTAGGATGTCGGCTTACATAAGATTTTGTAGCTGCCAAATATCTGCTGCGACGTATCTGCAATATTTAACGGAAACTTTACCGGAATTCGTACAGGTCGCTCAAGCATGTCAGCAAGATCCACGAACGAAAGGGATGCCACTAAGttcgtttttaattaagccGATGCAAAGGATAACAAAGTATCCACTCATCATTAACAAG aTTTTAGAATATACGCCAGTCGAGCATCCTGATAGGCAATATCTGCAGGAGGCATTGGCCAAATCTGAggaattttgtacacag GTTAATGAAGGCGTtagggaaaaagaaaacagcGACAGGCTGGAATGGCTACAAACTCATGTTATATGTGACGGGCTTGAAGAGCAGCTTGTTTTCAACTCTTTGACGAATTCCTTAGGACCACGAAAACTGTTGCATTTTGGTATACTTCATAag TCAAAAAGTGGTAAAGAGCTCGTCGGATTTCTCACGAATGACTTTCTACTGTTTGTTCAACCATTAAAATTCTCCTTGAACTGTCAACAATTCTCATTCGAACGTAATGAGCATCAAAAGTTCAAGATGTACAGGAAA CCGATATTCCTTAGCGAATTGTCTTTATTCGGAGAAAACGATGGAAATAGTAGCTTAAGTGGAAGTGACGCAGCAGACAATTCATCGAAAACTCTAAGACTGAAGGATCAAAAAAAGCCGATAATATTATTAGCATCGTCTGCAAATGAATGCTTATTATGGTTGAAACGTATTTCGGAAGCACGCAGGAAATTTTTGGAGAACGAGAAGAATTGCCTGCAAAGACAGCGATCAA AACAGGCACAATTTGGGGCGTGCGGCAGAATTCTCGTCACTGTTCTCGACGGCTTCAACTTGAAAGCTTTGTCCG GAAAGTGTAATGCATTCTGCAAAGTGTCTATGGGCTCTCAAGAAGAAAGAACAGGTGTCGTATCTGGAAGTGATTGTCCTTTGTGGGATGCGTCAATGCAATTCCAAGTAAAAGATCTGTTCGAGGATACCCTTTGCATTACCGTATTCGATAAAGGATATTATAGTCCTGATG AGTTCCTTGGTCGCGCTGAAATCAGAGTGGCCGACATAATGAGAGATAGTAAAAATTCCTGCGGACCAATTCAAAAGAGGATAAAGTTGCATGAAGTTGAAAGCGGCGACGTCGTTCTCAAGCTTGACCTTCGACTATTTGGGTAA
- the LOC105835553 gene encoding intersectin-1 isoform X1, translating to MGTPQTPGTDPWVIQPRERMRYQEQFDSLKPINGIVTGDQAKGFLLRSQLPPVILGQIWALSDTDADGKMNINEFSIACKLINLKLRGFEIPKVLPPVLIQSLKSFPTGDASVAGLSNGSTASSNVSSLVNLSGHQPMVSQTVASAIPTAGNTLIALQQNRQNVVPSTHATTHIPSKPPARPAPPSVGIAPPLNTTTPPGGPPQRPAPPTNIGNNFAPTTGGPPPKPAPPSFPNSPVTVGISPMKVTTSVVGPTVVSSSPSVPASGIGISSVAPIAPLNTTPVPIAAFNMAQPMPTQPLSMVSAGMVAPMADIPSMVPSIGSINTGTGVASSVALPLVSSSTANGALVNGAITQTPVSTNTPLSTTARPPSIDRVGSVDSQHSQHSVSSPQSMEWAVPHQTKLKYTQLFNTWDRTRSGFLSGPQARNIMVQSQLPQPILAQIWALADMDSDGRLGSEEFVLAMHLCDIAKAGEKIPTTLPPELIPPTFRRQRQSSLTQSVTENIDPLAGMPQTSFEDKRKENFEKGQAELERRRKALLEIQRKEQEERERKEREEAEKQEKIRLEQERRRQAEIEKQMQRQKEIEQEKEEQRKRAQEQKEAARKEMERQRQLEWERQKSQELQAQRQKEQDILLKLKAKNQTLTIELGTLNDKVKELSQKICDTRVGVSGVKTTIDGMRSTRDTQLQEMAALKNKLREQNQRLLALSQEKARIEARNKINAAQDAAGQEAIKMAFDNKQITLKQMKDKIADLQQQIDSKMSDIENNNAQLEDIKTQMKNLVVDCKQLYGTFDEKKKKVIELRSGSNVSAADFATSAWGDSSWGDTPVSDTAWPVNDTTASSVNEATVVGVRKYRALYEFVARNQDEISFQPGDIILVPPVQNAEPGWMAGEIRGHTGWFPESYVEPVDTGSADLDNERTFIQQDSVEKRTLEGIAEVPENVSDAGSLGGEAPIVEAIIPTLGLGTSCDIQVTTLFPYRPTMEQHLSFEKGETINVSEQQDDWWYGSASTGNKGWFPKSYVKEVSTSIKNIAADGLNEYYVALYRYESTETGDLSFNQGEVVLVTKKEGEWWTGCIGNKSGIFPSNYVEKCDAPNQGASLSTNIQSTVAATAETNNQPDTPVTAELQQVEKTVEQLEDERAAAEDRAELPDFAAMAAQQYYKRGRKPEIVQVIAPYQATSSEQLDLQRGQLIMIRKKTDSGWWEGELQARGKKRQVGWFPATYVKPLTSSSNRSTPVSHGYQDSPTDPNIERVMALYPYQAQNEDELSFEKGDVISVLAKEEASWWRGELNGVSGVFPSNYVSPMSNELMSDTMTYHDPMERKRQEHIKELIMTEQAYIEDMRLVHEVFEKPLLESLVLSVDEIERIFINWRDIIACNDNFLRTLRIRRDNSYNGIVRMIGDILCENIPRMSAYIRFCSCQISAATYLQYLTETLPEFVQVAQACQQDPRTKGMPLSSFLIKPMQRITKYPLIINKILEYTPVEHPDRQYLQEALAKSEEFCTQVNEGVREKENSDRLEWLQTHVICDGLEEQLVFNSLTNSLGPRKLLHFGILHKSKSGKELVGFLTNDFLLFVQPLKFSLNCQQFSFERNEHQKFKMYRKPIFLSELSLFGENDGNSSLSGSDAADNSSKTLRLKDQKKPIILLASSANECLLWLKRISEARRKFLENEKNCLQRQRSKQAQFGACGRILVTVLDGFNLKALSVCRRLPQGRLVLMVVEAEDLAISIKGKCNAFCKVSMGSQEERTGVVSGSDCPLWDASMQFQVKDLFEDTLCITVFDKGYYSPDEFLGRAEIRVADIMRDSKNSCGPIQKRIKLHEVESGDVVLKLDLRLFG from the exons ATGGGCACTCCTCAGACTCCAG GAACAGACCCCTGGGTGATCCAGCCTAGAGAAAGAATGAGATATCAAGAACAATTTGACTCCTTGAAACCGATCAATGGAATTGTTACTGGTGACCAGGCAAAAGGATTCCTCCTTAGATCTCAACTTCCACCTGTTATTCTCGGACAGATATG GGCATTATCAGATACAGATGCAGATggaaaaatgaatataaatgaATTTAGTATCGCATGTAAGTTGATCAATTTAAAACTGCGTGGATTTGAAATTCCCAAAGTACTGCCACCTGTTCTTATACAGAGTCTGAAGTCTTTCCCAACAG GCGATGCTAGTGTGGCTGGATTATCAAATGGCTCCACTGCTTCAAGTAACGTTAGCTCTCTAGTAAATTTAAGCGGGCATCAACCGATGGTATCTCAAACTGTAGCAAGTGCTATACCTACAGCTGGAAATACTCTTATAG CATTACAACAAAATAGACAGAATGTGGTTCCAAGCACACATGCCACAACTCATATACCGTCTAAGCCACCCGCTCGACCCGCGCCACCTTCCGTGG GAATTGCACCTCCCCTCAATACAACGACTCCCCCCGGTGGTCCCCCACAAAGACCTGCACCACCTACAAATATCG GGAATAATTTCGCGCCAACAACGGGTGGCCCACCACCAAAACCAGCACCACCTTCTTTTCCAAATAGTCCCGTTACAGTAGGAATTTCGCCAATGAAAGTTACGACTTCTGTCGTTGGTCCCACAGTTGTTTCTTCGTCCCCATCTGTACCTGCTTCTGGAatag gtaTCTCGTCAGTAGCACCAATTGCTCCTTTAAACACAACTCCTGTACCAATAGCTGCCTTTAATATGGCACAACCAATGCCGACACAACCGTTAAGCATGGTTAGTGCAGGTATGGTTGCCCCTATGGCTGATATTCCTAGTATGGTACCATCCATTGGATCAATAAATACTG gTACTGGAGTTGCTTCGTCAGTAGCGTTACCTTTAGTATCCTCGTCAACTGCAAATGGCGCATTGGTCAATGGTGCAATTACACAAACGCCAGTATCGACGAATACACCTTTGAGTACAACAGCACGTCCACCGAGTATAGATAGAGTAGGCTCTGTAGATTCACAGCACAGTCAACATTCAGTTAGTTCTCCACAGTCTATGGAATGGGCAGTTCCACATCAaaccaaattaaaatatactcaaTTGTTTAATACCTGGGACAGAACGAGATCTGGCTTTTTATCTGGTCCTCAAGCAAGAAATATTATGGTGCAGTCGCAACTACCACAACCCATACTTGCTCAAATATG GGCTCTTGCTGATATGGATTCGGATGGACGTTTAGGTTCTGAGGAATTTGTGCTTGCAATGCATCTTTGCGATATTGCTAAAGCTGGCGAAAAAATACCTACAACGCTTCCACCAGAACTTATTCCACCCACATTTAGACGACAACGTCAAAGCAGTTTAACGCAAAGTGTAACAGAAAATATCGATCCATTAGCAGGCATGCCACAG ACTTCATTCGAAGATAAACGTAAAGAGAACTTTGAAAAAGGTCAAGCGGAATTAGAACGTAGGCGTAAAGCGTTATTAGAAATTCAGCGGAAGGAACAGGAAGAACGGGAacgcaaagagagagaggaagccGAGAAACAGGAGAAAATAAG ATTAGAGCAAGAAAGGCGTAGACAAGCGGAAATCGAGAAACAAATGCAGAGACAAAAGGAAATTGAACAGGAAAAAGAGGAACAACGAAAACGTGCACAAGAACAGAAAGAGGCGGCACGCAA agaaaTGGAGAGACAACGTCAATTGGAGTGGGAACGACAGAAGTCACAAGAATTGCAAGCACAAAGACAAAAAGAACAAGACATTCTTCTCAAATTAAAAGCAAAGAATCAGACCTTAACTATCGAACTTGGAACACTC AACGATAAAGTGAAAGAATTGTCACAAAAAATTTGTGACACTCGAGTGGGGGTGTCAGGCGTTAAAACGACTATCGATGGAATGAGATCAACGAGAGACACACAATTACAAGAGATGGCGGCATTAAAGAATAAACTTCGGGAACAAAATCAAAGATTATTAGCATTGAGTCAAGAGAAAGCACGTATTGaggcaagaaataaaattaatgcggCTCAAGATGCAGCTGGGCAAGAAGCTATTAAAATGGCTTTTGACAATAAACAAATTACTCTTAAGCAGATGAAAGATAAAATAGCAGATTTACAACAGCAG ATTGATTCTAAAATGTccgatattgaaaataataatgctcAGCTTGAGGATATTAAGACACAAATGAAAAATCTTGTAGTGGATTGTAAACAACTTTATGGCACTTttgatgaaaagaaaaagaaagtaattgAACTTCGGTCAGGTAGTAATGTCTCAGCTGCCGATTTTGCCACATCCGCGTGGGGCGATAGCAGTTGGGGAGACACACCTGTCAGCGATACAGCTTGGCCTGTCAACGACACCACTGCAAGCTCAGTAAATGAAGCTACTGTTGTTGGCGTTCGCAAATACAGAGCCCTTTATGAATTTGTTGCGCGAAATCAAGACGAAATATCATTCCAGCCTGGGGATATTATATTg GTACCACCTGTGCAAAATGCTGAACCTGGATGGATGGCAGGAGAAATACGCGGTCATACCGGTTGGTTTCCCGAATCTTATGTAGAGCCAGTGGATACTGGTTCGGCTGACTTGGACAACGAACGTACTTTTATACAGCAAGACAGTGTAGAGAAGAGAACATTAGA AGGAATAGCGGAAGTTCCCGAGAACGTATCCGATGCGGGATCATTAGGTGGAGAAGCCCCGATAGTGGAAGCTATTATACCTACTTTAGGATTAGGTACATCTTGCGATATACAAGTCACTACTTTGTTTCCTTATCGACCTACTATGGAGCAACATCTTTCCTTTGAAAAGGGAGAAACTATCAATGTTTCCGAACAGCAG GACGATTGGTGGTATGGTTCAGCTAGTACTGGAAATAAGGGCTGGTTCCCTAAGTCATACGTGAAAGAAGTGAGCACgagcattaaaaatattgcagctGATGGTCTTAATGAATATTACGTCGCTCTTTACCGTTACGAATCGACCGAAACTGGCGATCTTAGTTTTAATCAAGGAGAAGTCGTATTAGTTACAAAGAAAGAAGGCGAATGGTGGACTGGTTGCATAGGGAACAAAAGTGGGATCTTTCCTTctaattatgtagaaaaatgTGATGCTCCCAATCAG GGTGCATCTTTGTCTACTAACATTCAGTCCACTGTTGCTGCAACTGCGGAAACAAACAACCAACCTGATACTCCGGTGACTGCAGAATTACAA CAGGTAGAGAAAACGGTGGAACAATTAGAAGATGAAAGAGCAGCTGCTGAAGATAGAGCGGAATTACCAGACTTTGCTGCTATGGCTGCTCAGCag TATTACAAG agAGGAAGAAAACCAGAAATTGTCCAAGTTATTGCGCCCTATCAAGCAACAAGTTCAGAACAGTTAGATTTGCAAAGAGGACAACTAATAATGATTCGTAAAAAGACTGACAGTGGTTGGTGGGAAGGAGAACTTCAg GCACGTGGTAAAAAAAGGCAAGTTGGTTGGTTTCCAGCAACTTATGTTAAACCCTTAACCAGTAGCAGTAATAGAAGTACACCTGTCTCTCATGGATATCAAGATTCTCCAACAGATCCAAATATTG aacgCGTTATGGCTTTGTATCCTTATCAAGCACAAAATGAAGATGAATTAAGTTTCGAAAAAGGTGACGTTATATCGGTACTTGCTAAGGAAGAGGCATCATGGTGGAGGGGTGAATTGAATGGTGTATCTGGTGTCTTTCCAAGCAACTACGTATCACCTATGT CGAATGAATTGATGAGCGATACAATGACGTATCACGATCCCATGGAGAGAAAACGCCAGGAACATATCAAAGAGCTAATCATGACTGAACAAGCTTACATAGAAGACATGAGATTAGTACATGAG GTATTTGAGAAACCGTTACTAGAAAGTTTAGTTTTGAGTGTCGACGAGATAGAGAGGATATTTATCAATTGGAGAGATATTATTGCatgtaatgataattttttgag GACTTTAAGGATACGGAGAGATAACAGTTATAATGGAATAGTTCGAATGATAGGCGATATATTGTGTGAAAAT ATACCTAGGATGTCGGCTTACATAAGATTTTGTAGCTGCCAAATATCTGCTGCGACGTATCTGCAATATTTAACGGAAACTTTACCGGAATTCGTACAGGTCGCTCAAGCATGTCAGCAAGATCCACGAACGAAAGGGATGCCACTAAGttcgtttttaattaagccGATGCAAAGGATAACAAAGTATCCACTCATCATTAACAAG aTTTTAGAATATACGCCAGTCGAGCATCCTGATAGGCAATATCTGCAGGAGGCATTGGCCAAATCTGAggaattttgtacacag GTTAATGAAGGCGTtagggaaaaagaaaacagcGACAGGCTGGAATGGCTACAAACTCATGTTATATGTGACGGGCTTGAAGAGCAGCTTGTTTTCAACTCTTTGACGAATTCCTTAGGACCACGAAAACTGTTGCATTTTGGTATACTTCATAag TCAAAAAGTGGTAAAGAGCTCGTCGGATTTCTCACGAATGACTTTCTACTGTTTGTTCAACCATTAAAATTCTCCTTGAACTGTCAACAATTCTCATTCGAACGTAATGAGCATCAAAAGTTCAAGATGTACAGGAAA CCGATATTCCTTAGCGAATTGTCTTTATTCGGAGAAAACGATGGAAATAGTAGCTTAAGTGGAAGTGACGCAGCAGACAATTCATCGAAAACTCTAAGACTGAAGGATCAAAAAAAGCCGATAATATTATTAGCATCGTCTGCAAATGAATGCTTATTATGGTTGAAACGTATTTCGGAAGCACGCAGGAAATTTTTGGAGAACGAGAAGAATTGCCTGCAAAGACAGCGATCAA AACAGGCACAATTTGGGGCGTGCGGCAGAATTCTCGTCACTGTTCTCGACGGCTTCAACTTGAAAGCTTTGTCCG TTTGCAGAAGACTTCCACAAGGTAGGCTGGTGCTAATGGTTGTGGAGGCTGAAGATCTTGCCATTAGCATAAAAG GAAAGTGTAATGCATTCTGCAAAGTGTCTATGGGCTCTCAAGAAGAAAGAACAGGTGTCGTATCTGGAAGTGATTGTCCTTTGTGGGATGCGTCAATGCAATTCCAAGTAAAAGATCTGTTCGAGGATACCCTTTGCATTACCGTATTCGATAAAGGATATTATAGTCCTGATG AGTTCCTTGGTCGCGCTGAAATCAGAGTGGCCGACATAATGAGAGATAGTAAAAATTCCTGCGGACCAATTCAAAAGAGGATAAAGTTGCATGAAGTTGAAAGCGGCGACGTCGTTCTCAAGCTTGACCTTCGACTATTTGGGTAA